The following proteins are co-located in the Synechococcus sp. UW179A genome:
- a CDS encoding Nif11-like leader peptide family natural product precursor, producing the protein MTQEQLTAFLANAKGNTSLQEQLKAAADANDVAAIAKEAGFSISADGLNKAQSRLSEKELEGAAGGAGDCLPCFMSFPSW; encoded by the coding sequence ATGACACAAGAACAACTCACAGCTTTCCTGGCTAACGCCAAAGGCAACACCAGCCTTCAGGAGCAGCTCAAAGCCGCAGCTGATGCCAATGATGTTGCTGCTATTGCCAAGGAAGCAGGTTTCAGTATCTCTGCTGATGGCCTCAATAAGGCTCAATCAAGACTTTCAGAAAAAGAGCTGGAAGGTGCGGCTGGTGGTGCTGGAGATTGTTTACCATGTTTCATGTCATTCCCATCTTGGTAA
- a CDS encoding Nif11-like leader peptide family natural product precursor has protein sequence MSEEQLKAFLEKVKGDTSLQEKLKAAASPEAAMDIAKEAGFSITAEDIQSMQSESVNDEELEGVAGGKGNCCGRAKITLFVTHK, from the coding sequence ATGTCAGAAGAGCAACTCAAAGCCTTTCTAGAGAAGGTCAAAGGCGACACCAGCCTTCAGGAGAAGCTCAAGGCAGCAGCCTCTCCTGAAGCTGCTATGGACATCGCAAAAGAAGCAGGGTTTTCAATTACCGCAGAAGATATTCAATCGATGCAATCGGAATCGGTTAACGACGAGGAGCTGGAAGGCGTGGCTGGGGGCAAAGGAAATTGTTGCGGGAGAGCTAAAATTACGCTTTTTGTAACGCACAAGTAG
- a CDS encoding Nif11-like leader peptide family natural product precursor, translating to MSEEQLKAFLEKLKADISLQEKLKAAADTDAVVAIATEAGFSISADDFNKAELEVSDKEMENAAGGGDSCVAGCGEPLSPYGDCCDYTVPKTHYHYSIQSGGRCDRRR from the coding sequence ATGTCAGAAGAACAGCTGAAAGCCTTCCTGGAGAAGCTCAAAGCAGACATCAGCCTTCAGGAGAAGCTCAAAGCAGCTGCTGATACTGATGCTGTTGTTGCGATTGCCACAGAAGCTGGATTTAGTATTTCTGCTGATGATTTCAACAAGGCTGAATTAGAAGTTTCTGACAAGGAGATGGAAAATGCGGCCGGCGGGGGGGATTCCTGCGTGGCTGGCTGTGGCGAGCCCCTGAGCCCTTATGGAGACTGTTGTGATTACACTGTCCCAAAAACTCACTATCATTACAGTATACAAAGTGGCGGACGTTGTGATCGCCGCCGATAA